In Sulfitobacter sp. W027, a single window of DNA contains:
- a CDS encoding flagellar motor switch protein FliM produces MTTAASPDAMNLEETMIRQARESFQRLPTLEIIIDRLLLALVPDLKSYCTVAPEIELTSLEYMPYEDAMEKIQPSSLIAIANAEGWGSQIACVVEPDLLFSVLEIMLGGRRATSQEWKPRGLTAIEQKLGRRLAELSLKGLAHCLHDVSPVKFDIQSLESNPRSVMLAAPRTATVLVRMHLQFEDRSGHMALVLPYGTLDEVSAQLAQPFLGGRSPTDSNARKDMNSQISSTTVTITGVLQEVTIPLREVLEWKPGQVIDLGMTVDTPVVGMVNAQPMFQAAFGQRSNGALALRVIQSLLPKENQEDSDDDAGLD; encoded by the coding sequence ATGACGACAGCGGCCTCCCCCGATGCGATGAACCTCGAAGAGACGATGATCCGTCAGGCGCGGGAAAGCTTCCAGCGCCTGCCCACGCTTGAGATCATCATCGACCGCCTGTTGCTGGCACTGGTGCCTGACCTCAAATCCTACTGCACCGTCGCACCGGAGATCGAACTCACCTCACTGGAATATATGCCCTATGAGGACGCGATGGAGAAAATCCAACCGTCCTCGCTCATCGCCATTGCCAATGCGGAAGGCTGGGGCAGCCAGATTGCCTGCGTGGTTGAGCCGGACCTGTTGTTTTCGGTGTTGGAGATCATGCTCGGCGGGCGTCGTGCCACGAGCCAAGAATGGAAGCCGCGCGGGTTGACCGCGATTGAGCAGAAACTGGGCCGCAGGCTGGCGGAGCTCTCTCTCAAAGGTTTGGCGCATTGCTTGCATGATGTCAGCCCGGTGAAATTCGACATCCAATCGCTGGAATCCAATCCCCGGTCAGTCATGCTGGCCGCCCCGCGCACCGCGACGGTGTTGGTGCGGATGCATCTGCAATTCGAAGACCGCAGTGGACATATGGCCTTGGTGCTGCCCTATGGCACGCTGGACGAGGTCAGCGCGCAGCTGGCGCAGCCCTTCCTTGGCGGCCGTTCGCCCACCGACAGCAACGCGCGCAAGGATATGAACAGCCAGATTTCCAGCACCACGGTGACCATCACCGGGGTGCTTCAAGAGGTGACGATCCCGCTGCGCGAAGTGCTGGAATGGAAGCCCGGTCAGGTGATTGATCTGGGCATGACGGTCGATACCCCCGTGGTTGGCATGGTGAACGCGCAACCGATGTTTCAAGCCGCCTTTGGCCAGCGCAGCAACGGTGCCTTGGCGCTGCGCGTGATCCAATCCCTGCTCCCTAAGGAAAATCAGGAGGACAGCGACGATGATGCCGGCCTTGATTGA
- a CDS encoding flagellar basal body-associated FliL family protein translates to MKKLLAILAVVLLCLLAGVGGVTLAIGPSDLLKMAGLGGDETEEKIADSAHAEEAADDGHGGKPKTEVKMPVMPFPEIIVNVTDTGPQGGQTSRFLKLNMLMVYDETVEGADRLIAREIYLRDSFQDFLRQLHVSDLTGSYGLAMLKTELLRRARAVGHTDAPHEILIADMVVQ, encoded by the coding sequence ATGAAAAAGCTTCTTGCTATCCTTGCTGTCGTCTTGCTCTGCCTTCTTGCTGGCGTAGGTGGGGTGACGCTCGCCATTGGCCCTTCTGATCTGTTGAAAATGGCCGGGCTGGGCGGGGATGAGACCGAAGAAAAGATCGCCGACAGCGCCCATGCCGAAGAAGCGGCTGACGACGGGCACGGCGGCAAGCCCAAGACCGAAGTGAAGATGCCGGTCATGCCGTTCCCTGAGATCATCGTCAACGTCACCGACACCGGGCCGCAAGGCGGGCAGACCAGCCGGTTTCTCAAACTTAATATGCTGATGGTCTATGATGAGACCGTCGAAGGCGCTGACCGTCTGATCGCGCGTGAGATCTACCTGCGCGACAGTTTCCAAGATTTCCTGCGGCAGTTGCATGTCAGCGATCTGACTGGCAGCTATGGGCTGGCGATGCTGAAGACCGAACTGCTGCGTCGGGCGCGGGCGGTGGGCCACACCGACGCACCGCATGAAATCCTGATTGCCGATATGGTGGTGCAATGA
- the fliF gene encoding flagellar basal-body MS-ring/collar protein FliF: MNQIVENLKDLGPKRLALLGGIGLAITAAIFIGARTILAPTYVPVYSQLSPGTASQMMQTLEQAGLTVDLSRNGDTISVAENDIARARMALADAGLPGEGVPGWEIFDNMSGMGMNSFMQKVNRLRALEGELARSIQTISGIKAARVHLVLPERAAFSRSRAEASGSVIVRSQANASMTRRQAQAIQALVASAVADLEAQNVTVLSASGETILAKDEGGSSDFSLQGQRSMIEEQLAQKVESILNARVGPGNARVRVSVDLTTEREVRVSRTFDPSQQVARSIETRVRNSNETDPAAATVDVANNIPDELRDDAGGGAGQSTRSENDEIINYEIGSVQSEMVREPGDIERISVAVLVNGSYGTLPDGSEGYIERSEEEMQRLSQLVSTAIGFDQARGDQVQVDSLQFLDFDSEFSSPTGRGLGAVLADNAMTILRSLFALALVAIIMVLGARPLRMVLDATLPQPALAGAGADAALLGGPEEDTAPKALTGGTQKETPQNRLPTPVGAQSGAVLGPMDEMPRDMVQLASVEGAVHHSQLRAVAELAEDNADDALRVLGEWLAEGDDL, encoded by the coding sequence GTGAATCAGATCGTTGAAAACCTTAAGGATTTAGGTCCAAAGCGGCTGGCACTTCTGGGCGGCATCGGCTTGGCGATCACCGCGGCTATTTTTATCGGCGCGCGGACCATCCTCGCCCCCACCTATGTTCCGGTTTACAGCCAGCTTAGCCCCGGCACCGCGTCGCAGATGATGCAGACGTTGGAGCAAGCAGGTCTGACGGTCGACCTGTCACGCAACGGCGATACGATCTCGGTTGCGGAAAACGACATTGCCCGCGCCCGTATGGCGCTGGCCGATGCGGGGCTGCCCGGCGAAGGCGTGCCGGGTTGGGAGATTTTCGACAATATGTCCGGCATGGGGATGAACTCCTTCATGCAAAAGGTGAACCGGCTGCGCGCGCTCGAAGGCGAGTTGGCCCGGTCGATCCAAACCATCAGCGGCATCAAGGCCGCACGGGTGCATCTGGTGCTGCCCGAACGCGCCGCCTTTTCGCGCAGCCGCGCCGAGGCCAGCGGCTCGGTCATCGTGCGATCGCAGGCCAATGCCAGCATGACACGTCGACAGGCGCAGGCGATCCAAGCGCTGGTGGCCTCTGCCGTGGCGGATTTGGAAGCGCAGAATGTGACCGTCCTGTCGGCCTCGGGTGAGACGATCTTGGCCAAGGATGAGGGTGGCAGCTCTGACTTCTCTCTCCAAGGTCAGCGCAGCATGATCGAAGAGCAACTGGCGCAGAAAGTTGAATCCATTCTCAACGCCCGCGTCGGGCCCGGCAATGCCCGCGTGCGCGTCAGCGTCGATCTGACCACCGAGCGAGAAGTCCGCGTTTCCCGCACTTTTGACCCCAGCCAGCAGGTCGCCCGATCCATCGAAACCCGCGTGCGCAACTCCAATGAAACCGATCCGGCGGCGGCCACGGTGGATGTGGCCAACAACATCCCCGACGAGCTGCGCGACGATGCTGGCGGCGGCGCGGGCCAATCCACCCGTTCTGAGAATGACGAGATCATCAACTATGAGATCGGCTCGGTTCAAAGCGAGATGGTGCGCGAGCCGGGCGATATCGAGCGTATCTCGGTCGCCGTTCTGGTGAACGGCAGCTATGGCACCCTGCCCGATGGCTCCGAAGGGTATATCGAGCGCAGCGAAGAAGAAATGCAGCGCCTGAGCCAATTGGTCAGTACCGCTATCGGCTTTGACCAAGCCCGTGGCGATCAGGTGCAGGTCGACAGCCTTCAGTTCCTTGATTTCGACTCCGAGTTCAGCAGCCCCACGGGCCGTGGCTTGGGCGCGGTGCTGGCAGATAACGCTATGACCATCCTGCGCTCGCTCTTTGCCCTGGCGTTGGTGGCGATCATTATGGTCCTTGGTGCCCGTCCCCTGCGCATGGTGCTGGACGCCACCCTGCCCCAGCCCGCGCTGGCTGGCGCTGGCGCAGATGCAGCCCTGCTGGGTGGCCCTGAGGAGGATACCGCCCCCAAAGCGCTGACCGGCGGCACCCAGAAAGAGACCCCGCAGAACCGCCTGCCCACCCCGGTAGGTGCCCAGAGCGGCGCGGTCCTTGGCCCGATGGATGAGATGCCCCGCGACATGGTGCAACTGGCCTCTGTCGAAGGCGCGGTCCACCACAGTCAATTGCGCGCCGTGGCCGAACTGGCCGAGGACAATGCCGATGACGCCCTGCGCGTACTGGGCGAATGGCTGGCAGAAGGGGATGATCTGTGA
- a CDS encoding FliH/SctL family protein, with protein MITTLKLQNFDEDGKSKPQDPSLPTPEEIEAKVKKAHKQGHIEGYLAGADAGRAEMHQTMQAEHAVMAEKLAQELARLSQAMQAHQEALVAQIVGFTLQTCEIVLPEVIERLSTARVKKTVIQSLKMAIGSSHIKVRLSPATLEQIGPELRQRAIYYKCDSVLDVRADPDLPDGDARMEWDHGSLDYGFKKICDRLLAELRDTHERALKAQKEKDGNG; from the coding sequence GTGATCACCACCCTGAAGCTTCAGAATTTCGACGAAGACGGCAAAAGCAAGCCGCAGGATCCTTCGCTGCCCACGCCCGAAGAGATCGAGGCGAAGGTCAAGAAGGCCCACAAACAAGGCCATATTGAAGGCTATCTGGCCGGGGCCGACGCAGGCCGGGCCGAGATGCACCAGACCATGCAGGCCGAACATGCCGTCATGGCCGAGAAACTGGCGCAGGAACTGGCGCGGCTCTCGCAGGCCATGCAGGCCCATCAGGAGGCGTTGGTGGCGCAGATCGTAGGATTTACCCTGCAAACCTGCGAGATCGTCCTCCCCGAAGTGATCGAACGCCTATCCACCGCGCGGGTGAAAAAGACGGTAATCCAATCGCTCAAGATGGCCATCGGATCGAGCCACATCAAAGTGCGCCTATCGCCTGCTACACTGGAGCAGATCGGCCCCGAACTGCGCCAACGCGCGATCTATTACAAATGCGACAGCGTGCTGGACGTGCGCGCCGATCCCGACCTGCCCGATGGTGATGCCCGGATGGAATGGGACCACGGGAGTCTCGACTACGGCTTTAAAAAGATATGCGACCGCCTGCTCGCCGAGTTGCGCGACACACATGAGCGGGCGCTGAAAGCACAAAAGGAGAAGGACGGAAATGGATAA
- a CDS encoding FliM/FliN family flagellar motor switch protein: protein MDKPDLQSPKDDVDAAEGKAPDAAPGTSQQDQPRADAFGNTASAGSADAGVFPQLDTEDSRNALAPRPEAGGAGINAMLNVGLDVQIVLGQARMPISRLLELTRGSIVELNRKIGAPVDLMVSDRLVARGDLVKVGEDRLGVSLTQIVKDYVPD from the coding sequence ATGGATAAGCCTGACCTGCAATCGCCCAAAGACGACGTCGACGCCGCAGAGGGCAAAGCGCCCGACGCCGCGCCCGGCACCAGCCAGCAGGACCAGCCGCGCGCTGACGCCTTCGGCAATACCGCCAGCGCGGGCAGCGCTGACGCGGGGGTCTTTCCGCAACTTGACACCGAGGATTCGCGCAACGCCCTCGCCCCTCGCCCTGAGGCCGGAGGGGCTGGGATCAACGCGATGCTGAACGTCGGTCTCGATGTGCAGATTGTACTGGGCCAAGCCCGGATGCCGATCTCGCGACTGCTGGAACTGACCCGCGGGTCTATCGTGGAACTGAACCGCAAAATCGGCGCGCCCGTCGACCTGATGGTCTCTGACCGTCTGGTCGCGCGCGGTGACCTTGTGAAGGTCGGCGAAGACCGGCTGGGCGTTTCGCTCACCCAGATCGTCAAGGATTATGTCCCTGACTGA
- the fliP gene encoding flagellar type III secretion system pore protein FliP (The bacterial flagellar biogenesis protein FliP forms a type III secretion system (T3SS)-type pore required for flagellar assembly.), with protein sequence MSLTDLPSPRPNAPGRLGLALLVLLASSGMAMAQDGGFLSTLSDVIGDTAPGSDENANLSGRIVQFIALVTVLSIAPGLLVVMTSFTRFVIVLSMLRSALGLNQTPPNIVLTSLALFMTFFVMQPVFEDAYEAGVQPLLENAIAEEQALERIAAPFKSFMYVNTRPEDYALFLRIAPANEEAEETPMPETAEEATFRHLVPAFMISELRRAFTIGFLIYLPFVAIDLIIASVLMSAGMMMLPPVLISLPFKVIFFVLIDGWYMLAGSLIESYVPLAGG encoded by the coding sequence ATGTCCCTGACTGACCTCCCCTCCCCGCGCCCCAATGCGCCGGGCCGTCTGGGCCTTGCCCTGCTGGTACTTCTGGCCAGCAGCGGCATGGCTATGGCCCAAGACGGGGGCTTTCTAAGCACGCTTTCGGATGTGATCGGGGATACCGCCCCCGGCAGTGATGAAAACGCCAATCTCTCTGGCCGGATCGTTCAATTCATCGCGCTGGTCACCGTGCTCAGCATCGCGCCGGGGCTGTTGGTGGTGATGACCAGCTTCACCCGCTTTGTGATCGTTCTGTCGATGCTGCGCTCGGCCCTTGGCCTGAACCAGACCCCGCCCAATATCGTGCTGACCTCGCTGGCGCTGTTCATGACCTTCTTCGTCATGCAGCCCGTGTTCGAGGACGCCTATGAGGCCGGGGTGCAACCGCTTTTAGAGAACGCCATTGCCGAAGAGCAGGCGCTGGAGCGTATCGCAGCCCCGTTCAAGAGTTTTATGTACGTCAACACCCGCCCCGAAGACTACGCGCTGTTTTTGCGCATCGCCCCGGCAAACGAAGAGGCCGAAGAGACCCCCATGCCTGAAACGGCTGAGGAAGCCACCTTTCGCCATCTTGTCCCTGCCTTCATGATCTCGGAACTGCGCCGTGCCTTTACCATCGGCTTTCTGATCTACCTGCCCTTTGTCGCCATTGACCTCATCATCGCCTCGGTCTTGATGAGCGCGGGCATGATGATGCTGCCGCCTGTCCTGATCTCCCTCCCGTTCAAGGTTATCTTCTTTGTGCTGATCGACGGTTGGTACATGCTGGCCGGATCGCTGATCGAAAGCTATGTGCCGCTTGCCGGTGGCTGA
- a CDS encoding flagellar motor switch protein FliG: protein MSTNALSKTRRKPISVEDLNGPTKAAITFLCLGEQTGSELMQKLGTAEIERITSAMTRLGPIPSEVVEHVLREFTQKVVSGTGSVVGSISTAESMLRKFMPEEQVTSILEGLKNSERENAMWRGFGALDETVIANYLKGEHDQTAAAILNNVETSVAAKVLPLLGPERMQDIAERMIAMEAVPLHMMQQIEETLKQDILSNTMHTNSVETHQRMADLFNQLDVQAFEELSGALDARIPDAFQAIKQRMFVFDDLFKLPMQDLAQVMRGLDGATLPMAMRGAKKEQRDHLMECLPQRSRQMLMDEMAATGPVRGRDVRAAQAAMVEYAKSLADEGVIELPSAADDDEFIE, encoded by the coding sequence ATGTCGACCAATGCCCTTTCCAAAACCCGCAGAAAGCCCATATCGGTGGAGGATCTGAACGGTCCCACCAAGGCCGCCATCACCTTCCTGTGCCTGGGAGAGCAGACCGGTTCGGAACTTATGCAAAAACTCGGCACCGCCGAGATTGAGCGCATCACCAGCGCCATGACCCGCCTAGGCCCAATCCCGTCGGAGGTCGTGGAACATGTGCTCCGCGAGTTCACCCAAAAGGTCGTCAGCGGTACCGGTTCGGTCGTAGGCTCGATCTCAACGGCAGAGTCCATGCTGCGTAAATTCATGCCCGAGGAGCAGGTCACCAGCATTCTGGAAGGGCTCAAGAACAGCGAGCGCGAAAACGCAATGTGGCGCGGCTTTGGTGCGCTGGATGAGACGGTGATCGCCAATTATCTCAAGGGCGAGCATGATCAGACCGCAGCGGCGATCCTTAACAACGTTGAGACCAGTGTGGCGGCCAAAGTGCTGCCCTTGCTGGGACCGGAGCGGATGCAGGACATCGCCGAACGCATGATCGCCATGGAGGCCGTGCCGCTGCATATGATGCAGCAGATCGAAGAGACGCTGAAGCAGGACATCCTTTCGAACACGATGCACACCAACTCGGTCGAGACACATCAGCGCATGGCGGATCTGTTCAACCAGTTGGATGTGCAGGCCTTTGAGGAACTCTCCGGCGCGCTGGACGCGCGTATTCCGGATGCATTCCAAGCCATCAAACAGCGCATGTTCGTCTTTGACGATCTGTTCAAACTGCCCATGCAAGACTTGGCGCAGGTCATGCGCGGGCTGGATGGGGCGACCCTGCCGATGGCAATGCGCGGGGCCAAGAAAGAGCAGCGCGATCACCTGATGGAATGCCTACCGCAACGCTCGCGCCAGATGCTAATGGATGAAATGGCCGCCACCGGCCCGGTCCGGGGCCGCGATGTGCGCGCCGCTCAGGCCGCGATGGTGGAATATGCCAAGAGCCTCGCCGATGAAGGCGTGATCGAACTGCCCTCGGCAGCCGATGACGACGAATTCATCGAATAG
- a CDS encoding DUF1217 domain-containing protein — protein sequence MISLGGMSTQVAVKLFDATRDKQLDLVANDALNARQIEAFKERIGDIKSAKEFVADTEVYTFVMRAFDLEDQIFGKAMIRKVLESNSDEPSALVNRLSNPKIKEMYDTLGFAPGGGRSFNFNRTGWQDEVIDRFKERIVLNSAGEDNEGARIALEFKSKAGEINSWLDVLKDADLGKFMRRALGLPNEAIKVDLDRQIALFEQKFDIEKLKDPAEVDKLVSRFSAIYDAVEGVSSASSTVLSLMQGAVSIGQGSSFTAITINIPTITGGYSASSIYR from the coding sequence ATGATCTCGCTGGGCGGCATGAGCACACAGGTGGCGGTCAAGCTGTTTGACGCAACGCGTGACAAACAGCTCGACCTCGTCGCCAACGATGCTTTGAACGCCCGGCAGATTGAAGCCTTTAAAGAACGGATCGGCGATATCAAATCCGCCAAGGAGTTTGTCGCCGATACCGAAGTCTATACATTCGTCATGCGCGCCTTTGATCTCGAAGATCAAATTTTTGGCAAGGCGATGATCCGTAAGGTGCTTGAAAGCAATTCCGATGAGCCTTCGGCCCTCGTGAACCGCCTTAGCAATCCTAAAATCAAAGAGATGTACGACACTTTGGGCTTTGCTCCCGGTGGCGGGCGGAGCTTCAACTTCAACAGAACCGGCTGGCAGGATGAGGTTATTGACCGTTTCAAAGAACGGATCGTGCTCAACTCTGCCGGTGAAGATAACGAGGGTGCCCGCATCGCTCTGGAGTTCAAGTCAAAGGCCGGAGAAATTAACAGCTGGCTCGACGTCTTAAAAGACGCCGATCTGGGCAAATTCATGCGCCGCGCACTTGGCCTCCCGAACGAGGCGATCAAGGTCGATCTTGACCGCCAGATTGCGCTTTTCGAGCAGAAATTCGACATCGAAAAGCTGAAAGACCCTGCTGAGGTCGACAAGCTCGTCTCCCGTTTCTCAGCTATTTACGACGCTGTCGAAGGGGTTTCATCCGCGTCCAGCACGGTTCTTTCCCTGATGCAGGGGGCCGTCTCTATCGGGCAGGGCAGCAGCTTTACCGCCATCACCATCAATATCCCCACGATCACCGGCGGCTACAGCGCCTCCAGCATTTACCGCTGA
- a CDS encoding flagellar biosynthesis repressor FlbT yields MLKLTLRPRERVVVNGCVIRNGDRRQALTVENRADIVRESDLLKPDAESTPVSKVYFLVQTALIRPDTRDQILPMIQQGLADLACCFGAEMRSRIMEAANFVSMADFYKAMSELRAVLKYETELMQLRPIAPAPSHEAAHA; encoded by the coding sequence ATGCTGAAACTCACCCTTCGCCCCCGTGAACGCGTTGTCGTGAATGGCTGTGTCATCCGCAACGGTGACCGCCGCCAAGCGCTGACGGTCGAAAACCGCGCCGACATCGTGCGCGAATCCGATCTGTTGAAGCCGGATGCGGAATCCACGCCCGTCTCCAAGGTCTATTTCTTGGTGCAAACGGCGCTGATCCGTCCCGATACCCGCGATCAAATCTTGCCAATGATTCAGCAGGGCCTGGCCGATCTTGCCTGCTGCTTTGGCGCTGAGATGCGCAGCCGGATCATGGAAGCGGCAAACTTCGTCTCCATGGCCGACTTCTACAAAGCTATGAGCGAATTGCGCGCGGTTTTGAAATACGAAACCGAGTTGATGCAGCTGCGCCCCATCGCCCCGGCGCCAAGCCATGAGGCTGCGCACGCATGA
- the flaF gene encoding flagellar biosynthesis regulator FlaF produces MGLAAYKRTIRDSETPRQIERRILSRVTHDLAEKGQGFDATESKSERLNILASGLRDAIYENQRFWSALRHDLSEPENKMPDGLKASLISIALWVDRHSTALMAGEGRLAGLVEINGNIAAGLAGQAAPQMKEV; encoded by the coding sequence ATGGGGCTGGCAGCATACAAACGAACCATTCGCGACAGCGAAACCCCGCGGCAGATCGAGCGCCGCATCCTAAGCCGCGTCACACATGACCTTGCCGAGAAGGGCCAAGGCTTTGATGCGACTGAGAGCAAGAGCGAGCGGTTGAACATCCTCGCCTCCGGTCTGCGCGACGCAATTTACGAAAATCAACGGTTCTGGTCAGCCCTGCGCCATGACCTGTCTGAGCCGGAAAACAAGATGCCCGACGGGCTGAAAGCTTCGCTCATTTCCATCGCACTTTGGGTGGACCGTCACAGTACCGCGCTGATGGCTGGCGAGGGGCGTCTGGCCGGTCTGGTTGAGATCAACGGCAATATCGCCGCCGGTCTGGCCGGGCAGGCCGCACCTCAGATGAAGGAGGTGTGA
- a CDS encoding flagellin, with the protein MSSINTNASAMNALATLRNVNSNLGTTQDRISTGLKVSSGKDNAAYFAISETLKGDSGMTKAVNESLTLTKNSVATARLGAEQFSELASEFRDKVAFAQENKGGLTEIEADLTRLVADMTAIISQSTFNGDDLVNAEGTATDGSAAAPSTIDAATGVITDGTSGAKAPRQVVSGISRDSDGALSTTKISVSPVDLNGQREQFALIASGFATNAGNATTGEAFLAQVLTEADEAKTASVSAATTLGQAEKSIERQQEFLTKLSDNLDTGVGAMVDANMEEEAARLQALQVQQQLASQSLSIANQAPQNILSLFR; encoded by the coding sequence ATGTCTTCGATCAACACAAACGCCTCCGCAATGAACGCTCTCGCAACTTTGCGGAACGTCAATTCGAACCTTGGTACAACCCAAGACCGTATCTCGACTGGCCTTAAAGTTTCTTCCGGTAAGGACAATGCGGCATACTTTGCGATTTCCGAAACCCTGAAGGGCGACAGCGGCATGACCAAAGCCGTGAATGAGAGCCTGACGCTGACCAAGAACTCTGTCGCGACTGCGCGCCTTGGCGCTGAGCAGTTCTCCGAGCTTGCTTCGGAATTCCGTGACAAGGTTGCATTCGCCCAAGAAAACAAGGGGGGTCTGACCGAAATCGAAGCCGACCTGACCCGTCTTGTGGCCGATATGACAGCGATCATTTCGCAGTCGACATTTAACGGCGACGACTTGGTCAACGCAGAGGGCACAGCAACGGACGGGTCCGCGGCGGCCCCATCAACGATCGATGCTGCAACTGGTGTGATCACGGACGGCACCAGCGGCGCGAAAGCCCCGCGTCAAGTCGTAAGCGGCATCAGCCGTGATTCTGATGGCGCTTTGAGCACGACTAAGATCAGCGTCTCCCCGGTTGACCTGAACGGTCAGCGCGAGCAATTTGCCCTGATTGCGTCAGGTTTTGCGACGAACGCGGGCAACGCCACCACCGGTGAAGCTTTCCTTGCGCAAGTGCTGACGGAGGCCGATGAAGCCAAAACTGCTTCCGTTAGTGCCGCTACAACTCTGGGTCAGGCCGAAAAGTCGATCGAGCGTCAGCAGGAATTCCTGACTAAGCTCTCCGATAACCTCGACACCGGTGTTGGCGCGATGGTTGACGCCAATATGGAAGAAGAAGCCGCCCGTCTTCAGGCGCTTCAGGTTCAGCAGCAGCTGGCATCGCAGTCCCTGTCGATCGCCAACCAGGCACCGCAGAACATCCTGAGCCTGTTCCGTTAA
- a CDS encoding rod-binding protein: MEFPSFPIPAPTPSAKAAPTQADAVTAESAKEFEAMFLGQMVDEMLSTVDIGSFGGGHAEETWRSFLSNAIGESIAEQNSTGIARSIETAMQRYQTGANR, translated from the coding sequence ATGGAATTTCCGTCTTTCCCAATCCCCGCGCCAACCCCGTCGGCCAAAGCTGCACCAACGCAGGCCGATGCAGTTACAGCCGAATCGGCGAAAGAGTTTGAGGCGATGTTCCTCGGCCAGATGGTCGATGAAATGCTCTCGACCGTGGACATCGGCAGCTTCGGTGGTGGCCATGCCGAGGAGACTTGGCGCAGCTTTCTGTCCAACGCGATCGGCGAAAGCATCGCCGAGCAGAACAGCACCGGAATTGCCCGCAGCATTGAAACCGCGATGCAGCGCTATCAAACGGGGGCCAACCGATGA
- a CDS encoding flagellar basal body P-ring protein FlgI has protein sequence MNALFKLLLIGLTFALAAPAAAQVRIKDIVTVEGVRSNQLVGYGLVVGLNGTGDSLRNAPFTERAIEGMLERLGIGNLTEDQMRTANTAAVMVTASLPPFARMGSTIDVVVSSLGDASSLRGGTLIVTPLTAADGEIYAVAQGPIAVAGFAAQGLNASIVEGVPTGARIDNGAIVEREVDFDFSEMTSIKLALRNADFVTAQRVEAAINQAMGPVATAIDSRTITVSAYGKGSLMETMALIEPLQVQPDQVAKVVIDARSGTIVIGANVRIDRVAVSQGGLTVTVRDDFNVSQPESLSIGGTTVVVPNSSVGVEKKDAKFAVIDGSVSLQRLVDGLNAIGVGATETISILQAIKAAGALHADLEII, from the coding sequence ATGAACGCCTTGTTTAAACTCCTGCTGATCGGCCTCACCTTCGCGCTTGCCGCGCCGGCGGCTGCACAGGTGCGGATCAAGGATATCGTTACCGTCGAAGGCGTGCGGTCGAACCAATTGGTCGGCTACGGTCTGGTCGTGGGGCTGAACGGCACGGGCGACAGCCTGCGCAATGCGCCTTTCACCGAACGCGCCATCGAAGGCATGCTAGAGCGGCTCGGCATCGGCAACCTGACCGAAGACCAGATGCGCACGGCCAACACCGCCGCCGTCATGGTCACCGCGTCCCTGCCGCCTTTCGCGCGGATGGGCAGCACCATTGACGTGGTCGTGTCCTCCCTGGGCGATGCCTCGTCCCTGCGCGGCGGCACCTTGATCGTGACCCCCCTGACCGCCGCCGATGGCGAGATCTACGCCGTCGCTCAAGGTCCGATTGCCGTCGCCGGTTTCGCGGCGCAAGGGCTGAACGCCTCCATCGTCGAAGGCGTGCCGACAGGCGCACGGATCGACAACGGTGCCATCGTCGAGCGTGAGGTCGACTTTGATTTCAGCGAGATGACCAGCATCAAACTGGCCCTGCGCAACGCCGATTTCGTCACCGCGCAGCGGGTCGAAGCGGCAATTAACCAAGCCATGGGCCCGGTCGCCACCGCCATCGATTCGCGCACCATCACCGTATCCGCCTATGGCAAGGGATCATTGATGGAGACCATGGCCCTGATCGAGCCGCTGCAAGTTCAGCCGGATCAGGTCGCCAAAGTGGTGATCGACGCACGCTCCGGCACCATCGTCATCGGCGCGAATGTCCGTATCGACCGCGTCGCGGTCAGCCAAGGCGGTCTGACGGTCACGGTCCGCGATGATTTCAACGTTAGCCAACCTGAATCACTGTCGATCGGCGGGACCACCGTGGTGGTGCCGAACTCCTCGGTCGGCGTCGAAAAGAAAGACGCGAAATTCGCCGTCATCGACGGGTCGGTCAGTCTGCAACGTCTGGTCGATGGGCTAAACGCCATCGGCGTTGGCGCAACCGAGACGATTTCCATCCTTCAAGCCATCAAGGCGGCGGGCGCTTTGCACGCTGACCTTGAGATTATTTAA